One window from the genome of Commensalibacter oyaizuii encodes:
- the topA gene encoding type I DNA topoisomerase gives MTDVIIVESPAKAKTINKYLGNQFTVLASFGHVRDLPPKDGSVRPEENFAMDWQADERGTKQIKAIAQALKGAKNLYLATDPDREGEAISWHVRAMLEEKKLLKNINVERITFNEITKQAVQHAIKNPRQLDQPLIEAYLARRALDYLVGFTLSPVLWRKLPGSRSAGRVQSVALRLICEREAEIEIFQSKEYWTIGGTFLTPSNETFQAKLTHFNGKKLEQFDLNNETLAKEACSAVQQEQFSVHTVERKKTKRNPAPPFTTSTLQQESSKKLHMSAQNTMRTAQQLYEGIELDGETIGLITYMRTDGVQIANEAIHAIRDYINGHFGKAYLPNTARKYTSKAKNAQEAHEAIRPTNIDYTPDQVARYLSPDQKRLYELIWKRAVASQMQSAELDQVAVTLATLNKDHLFRATGSMVTFDGFLKLYTDTFEEHDKESSKQERFSMLPLMKENDPVKTQKILPEQHFTQPPPRYSEASLVKKMEELGIGRPSTYASILGVLRDRDYVTLENRYFVPQDRGRLVTAFLTSFFKRYVDVDFTANLEERLDDISDSKTNWKTVLQDFWNDFSKAVEQTKDLKISDVIDALDEDLGAHFFTPTKDGSDPRSCPACDDGKLHLKLGRYGAFIGCSNYPECQYTRKLTVDGGNNEEDDTLKDGVRILGNDPQTNEPVTIKRGPWGLYIQLGEADPEDKKKKPKRATIPPGMDGNTITFEQALGLLSLPRKLGEYPETGEKIEAGLGRFGPYIKMGSIFASLNKDENVLTVDLPRALEVIEKKMASIRNLGPHPKDNEPIFIRKGRFGFYIQHKKTVAPLPKGNDGNELTIEQAVALLEEKGKAPKAQKKRSTTKKASAKKTTTKKSDQKK, from the coding sequence ATGACAGACGTCATTATAGTAGAATCGCCTGCCAAGGCTAAAACAATTAACAAATATCTTGGCAATCAATTTACCGTTCTTGCCTCTTTTGGACATGTCAGAGACCTTCCACCCAAAGATGGCAGTGTGCGTCCAGAAGAAAATTTTGCAATGGACTGGCAAGCTGATGAACGCGGAACAAAACAGATTAAAGCCATCGCACAAGCACTAAAAGGTGCGAAAAACCTTTATCTTGCCACTGACCCTGACCGTGAAGGAGAGGCTATTTCATGGCATGTTCGCGCAATGTTAGAAGAAAAAAAGCTTCTTAAAAATATTAATGTTGAACGCATTACTTTTAATGAAATCACCAAACAAGCCGTTCAACATGCAATCAAAAATCCTCGTCAGCTTGACCAACCCCTAATCGAAGCCTATTTGGCGCGACGTGCATTGGATTATTTGGTAGGATTTACATTATCCCCAGTATTGTGGAGAAAATTACCAGGATCACGCAGCGCAGGACGCGTACAATCTGTTGCTTTACGTTTAATTTGTGAACGAGAAGCTGAAATTGAAATCTTCCAATCAAAAGAATATTGGACGATTGGTGGTACTTTTTTAACCCCTTCTAACGAGACGTTCCAAGCAAAATTAACCCATTTTAATGGAAAAAAACTAGAACAATTTGATCTTAACAACGAAACACTTGCCAAAGAAGCATGCTCTGCTGTTCAACAAGAACAATTTTCTGTTCACACTGTCGAACGAAAAAAAACAAAACGTAACCCTGCCCCACCCTTTACAACGTCAACTTTACAACAGGAATCTTCAAAAAAATTGCATATGAGTGCACAAAACACTATGCGCACAGCCCAGCAATTGTACGAAGGTATTGAACTTGATGGGGAAACGATTGGGCTAATTACTTATATGCGAACCGATGGCGTGCAAATAGCTAATGAAGCTATCCATGCTATTCGTGACTATATTAATGGTCACTTTGGCAAAGCATACTTACCGAATACTGCGCGTAAATACACCAGCAAAGCTAAAAATGCCCAAGAGGCACACGAAGCTATTCGTCCCACTAATATTGATTATACACCTGACCAAGTTGCACGTTACCTGTCCCCAGATCAAAAACGATTGTATGAATTAATCTGGAAACGTGCGGTTGCTAGTCAGATGCAATCCGCAGAACTTGATCAAGTTGCAGTTACTTTAGCAACCTTAAACAAGGATCATCTTTTCAGAGCCACTGGATCAATGGTTACCTTTGACGGTTTTCTGAAACTTTATACAGACACTTTCGAAGAGCATGATAAAGAAAGTTCTAAACAAGAACGTTTTTCTATGCTGCCCTTAATGAAAGAAAATGATCCCGTTAAGACTCAAAAGATTTTACCTGAACAGCATTTCACCCAACCCCCACCCCGATACAGCGAGGCCTCACTAGTTAAAAAGATGGAGGAACTAGGGATTGGTCGTCCGTCAACCTATGCCTCTATATTGGGAGTTTTGCGCGATCGGGATTATGTAACTCTAGAAAATCGTTATTTTGTTCCCCAAGATCGGGGCAGATTGGTTACTGCCTTTTTAACATCTTTTTTTAAACGATATGTAGATGTCGATTTTACAGCAAATTTAGAAGAACGTCTTGACGACATTTCTGATAGCAAAACAAACTGGAAAACTGTCTTACAAGATTTCTGGAATGATTTTTCTAAGGCTGTAGAGCAAACAAAAGACTTAAAAATATCTGATGTTATCGATGCTTTAGATGAAGATCTTGGGGCTCATTTCTTTACCCCAACAAAAGATGGTTCTGATCCCAGATCTTGTCCGGCATGCGATGATGGCAAACTTCATCTTAAACTGGGACGTTATGGAGCTTTTATAGGATGCTCAAATTATCCAGAATGTCAATATACCCGTAAACTAACCGTTGATGGGGGGAATAATGAAGAAGACGATACCCTAAAAGATGGGGTTCGTATTTTGGGTAACGATCCTCAAACCAATGAACCAGTCACAATCAAACGCGGGCCTTGGGGGCTTTATATTCAATTAGGTGAAGCCGACCCTGAGGACAAAAAGAAAAAGCCCAAGCGTGCAACCATTCCCCCCGGAATGGATGGAAACACTATTACCTTTGAACAAGCGTTAGGTTTATTATCATTACCCAGAAAACTAGGGGAGTATCCGGAAACGGGTGAAAAAATCGAAGCAGGATTAGGTCGTTTTGGCCCCTATATTAAAATGGGCAGCATCTTTGCCTCTTTAAACAAAGACGAAAACGTATTGACCGTTGATTTACCTAGGGCATTAGAAGTCATAGAAAAAAAAATGGCTTCTATTCGCAATCTAGGTCCACATCCTAAAGATAACGAACCTATTTTCATACGTAAAGGACGTTTTGGTTTTTATATACAACATAAAAAAACCGTTGCCCCCTTACCCAAAGGGAATGATGGTAATGAATTAACCATTGAACAAGCAGTAGCCCTGCTGGAAGAAAAAGGGAAAGCACCCAAAGCTCAGAAAAAACGGAGCACGACAAAAAAAGCTAGTGCTAAAAAAACCACAACAAAAAAAAGCGATCAAAAAAAATAA
- a CDS encoding S41 family peptidase, whose product MLLIIAFITAMSCSIALSQTPSSAQVSSKSFNKNTYINVIATALTFLQPRTLEEHTAKQLCLWGLSGLNAIDPAFSLKEEQNHLNLYQAQNLIYSAVLPPTPSPVAPDKIKQWSKIVVDMWSAAWDHSDIIRSAGEQGVIQAFFDELFDHMDPYSRYVGPSSASNDRDARDGGEASAGISVTKRGNSFIISSINTNGPAWDSGILVGQRLYKVDNKSTTKQSLDTVSKWLRGPENSSISLTVGFPRKKKIQTFHLKREAVPPATVFAFTSDNIIILKVTSFSTYTAEEISQYLDQATQDMKIKGLIIDLRGNRGGVLQQAITSAALLLNQGIAATTQGRNPDANHVWAVQGGDLTENVPIAVLVDGHTASAAEILAAALADHKRAVVIGSSTLGKGLVQTIAQLPDNSELFVTWSRVLAPLGWPIQGLGIIPQICTSRGQQFLDQQLANLKSIQASPSTYAQDVLASRKAKYPIPQKMLLRLRSACPSALGTDVDLDVAHTIILKPEIYKQAIDLIPN is encoded by the coding sequence ATGCTTCTTATCATTGCGTTTATAACCGCAATGAGTTGTTCTATTGCTTTGTCTCAAACACCATCCTCCGCACAGGTCTCAAGTAAAAGTTTTAATAAAAACACATATATTAATGTTATTGCTACTGCTTTAACGTTTCTGCAACCTAGAACCCTAGAAGAACATACAGCAAAACAACTATGCTTGTGGGGGTTAAGCGGATTAAACGCTATCGACCCCGCCTTTTCTCTTAAAGAAGAACAAAATCATTTAAATCTCTATCAAGCTCAAAATTTAATTTACAGCGCGGTCCTTCCTCCTACTCCTTCACCTGTGGCACCTGATAAGATCAAGCAATGGTCGAAAATTGTTGTCGATATGTGGTCAGCAGCTTGGGATCATTCAGACATTATTCGATCGGCTGGTGAACAAGGCGTTATTCAAGCTTTTTTTGATGAATTATTTGACCATATGGACCCCTATTCACGATATGTTGGCCCCAGTTCAGCATCAAATGATCGTGATGCCCGCGATGGCGGTGAAGCAAGTGCTGGAATATCCGTGACTAAACGCGGGAATTCCTTTATTATTTCGTCTATTAACACCAATGGTCCTGCATGGGACAGTGGTATTTTAGTGGGGCAACGTTTATATAAAGTTGACAATAAAAGCACGACTAAACAATCTTTGGACACTGTATCAAAATGGTTAAGAGGACCTGAGAATTCATCAATAAGCCTTACAGTGGGTTTCCCTAGAAAAAAGAAAATTCAAACATTTCATTTAAAAAGAGAAGCTGTTCCCCCTGCAACGGTTTTTGCTTTTACCAGTGATAATATTATTATCCTTAAAGTGACTTCTTTTTCTACATACACCGCTGAAGAAATCAGCCAATATCTAGATCAAGCCACACAAGACATGAAAATCAAAGGGCTAATTATTGATTTAAGAGGAAATAGAGGTGGTGTTTTACAGCAAGCTATTACCAGTGCAGCTTTATTATTAAATCAAGGCATAGCCGCCACGACCCAAGGCCGTAACCCAGATGCAAATCACGTTTGGGCAGTCCAAGGAGGGGATTTAACTGAAAATGTTCCTATTGCTGTTTTAGTCGATGGACATACAGCAAGTGCAGCAGAAATTTTGGCAGCGGCCCTAGCTGATCATAAAAGAGCAGTTGTGATCGGCAGTTCGACATTGGGTAAAGGGCTAGTGCAAACTATTGCCCAACTACCCGATAACAGTGAATTATTCGTTACGTGGAGTCGAGTTCTAGCCCCTCTTGGATGGCCTATACAAGGATTGGGTATTATTCCTCAAATCTGTACCAGCCGTGGACAGCAATTTCTTGATCAACAGCTAGCGAATTTGAAATCAATACAAGCTTCCCCTTCTACATATGCGCAAGATGTTCTTGCTTCACGTAAGGCTAAATATCCCATCCCTCAAAAAATGCTTTTGCGTTTACGCAGTGCATGCCCTTCTGCATTGGGAACAGACGTGGATTTAGACGTTGCACATACAATTATTTTGAAACCAGAAATTTATAAACAGGCAATTGATCTTATTCCCAATTGA
- the dprA gene encoding DNA-processing protein DprA, producing the protein MKKKSNLPLHPMNKLSSSHLSIQSLSDHLRLARTEGVGANRYHQLLKHYKSAAAALEALPTLRRGKDPNKKFVIPPISSIMKEIEKTFEYSGQFLIHGYMDYPPLLSQLNDAPPVLTVLGNPDLLHKPNVAIVGARNASIHGIKIAENLAADLSSHKIGIISGLARGIDQAAHKGALYTGFTIAAIACGIDITYPSEHLKLQQEIAQKGVIISEFPFGTAPQAAHFPRRNRLIAGLCHGCVVIEAALNSGSLITSKMALNYHKPIFAVPGSPLDPRCRGSNNLLRMGAVLTENALDVLSELPEFSPNPIHGINNQDLFSTSLITQPDANPSNNFTQPPDNPEDYILSLLSSSPVPIDTLIRDLPYSTPEILGTLTVLEINNKIIFQQNGYILNYK; encoded by the coding sequence GTGAAAAAAAAGAGCAATCTCCCCCTTCATCCAATGAATAAACTTTCCTCCAGTCATTTATCAATCCAAAGCCTCAGCGATCACCTTAGGTTAGCCCGAACCGAAGGGGTCGGTGCTAATCGATATCATCAATTATTAAAACATTATAAATCAGCTGCTGCCGCTCTTGAGGCGCTGCCCACCCTACGAAGGGGGAAGGATCCAAATAAGAAATTTGTTATTCCCCCTATTTCCTCTATTATGAAGGAAATAGAAAAAACATTTGAATATTCTGGTCAATTTCTGATCCACGGGTATATGGATTATCCCCCTTTATTATCTCAACTCAATGATGCACCCCCTGTGTTAACCGTCCTAGGGAATCCTGATCTTTTACATAAACCTAATGTTGCGATTGTTGGTGCCAGAAACGCCTCTATCCATGGTATAAAAATAGCAGAAAATTTAGCAGCAGATCTTTCGTCCCATAAAATTGGTATAATTTCTGGTTTAGCAAGAGGAATTGATCAAGCTGCCCATAAAGGGGCATTATATACGGGATTTACCATTGCTGCCATTGCTTGTGGGATTGATATAACCTACCCTTCTGAACATCTAAAACTACAACAGGAAATCGCACAAAAAGGGGTTATTATTTCTGAATTCCCTTTTGGAACAGCCCCCCAAGCTGCCCATTTTCCTAGAAGAAACCGCTTGATTGCAGGATTATGTCATGGTTGTGTTGTGATAGAGGCCGCACTTAATTCAGGCAGTTTGATCACAAGCAAAATGGCCCTTAACTATCACAAACCTATTTTTGCAGTACCTGGATCGCCCTTGGACCCACGGTGTCGTGGCAGTAATAATTTATTGAGGATGGGGGCCGTTTTAACGGAAAATGCCTTGGATGTTTTATCAGAGCTTCCCGAATTTTCCCCTAATCCAATTCATGGCATAAATAATCAAGATTTATTTTCAACTTCGTTAATTACTCAACCCGACGCTAATCCTTCCAATAATTTTACACAACCACCTGATAATCCTGAGGATTATATTTTGTCTTTGCTCTCTTCTTCCCCTGTGCCAATTGATACACTTATTCGAGACCTTCCTTATTCGACACCTGAAATTTTGGGGACACTGACTGTTTTGGAAATAAATAATAAAATTATTTTTCAGCAAAACGGATATATCCTGAATTATAAATAA
- the plsY gene encoding glycerol-3-phosphate 1-O-acyltransferase PlsY has product MAGVAFIAYLIGSIPFGMLITQISGVGDIRKIGSGNIGATNVLRTGSKKLAALTLLCDMGKGAFAVLCAYIFCVSYTSQAEALAAICVVIGHCFPIWLGFKGGKGVATGLGAALALTPFAGILCCIVWLLGAKLSKISSVGALSAFVAWPLLVIIFNQFDLQTPLVFPALVISLLVMWRHQANIHRLINNTEPRIGEKKEQSPPSSNE; this is encoded by the coding sequence ATGGCTGGCGTTGCCTTCATTGCTTACTTGATTGGAAGCATTCCCTTTGGCATGCTAATCACCCAAATTAGTGGGGTTGGTGATATTCGTAAAATAGGCTCTGGAAATATTGGGGCAACCAATGTTTTACGAACTGGGAGCAAAAAGCTTGCAGCTCTGACCCTGCTTTGTGATATGGGAAAAGGTGCTTTTGCTGTTTTATGTGCCTATATATTTTGTGTTTCATACACTTCACAAGCTGAAGCATTGGCAGCAATATGCGTAGTAATTGGTCATTGTTTTCCAATCTGGTTAGGATTTAAAGGGGGAAAAGGAGTTGCAACAGGTTTGGGTGCAGCACTAGCATTAACGCCTTTTGCTGGTATTTTATGCTGTATCGTATGGCTATTAGGGGCAAAATTATCCAAAATTTCATCTGTTGGCGCGCTATCTGCATTTGTTGCATGGCCTTTATTGGTAATTATTTTTAACCAATTTGATTTGCAAACTCCATTGGTTTTTCCTGCCTTAGTCATCAGCTTGTTAGTGATGTGGCGACATCAAGCCAATATTCATCGTCTGATTAATAATACAGAACCTCGTATTGGTGAAAAAAAAGAGCAATCTCCCCCTTCATCCAATGAATAA